CTTTATCCCGGTTGGCCACATATCTGGAAACTGTGCGAGCCGCATCATTCCCGGAAGGCAGCATCATACCGGCAATCAGATCACGAAGTTTAAGCTTCTGTCCTTGTACAAGGCCGGCTGAACTTTCCCCGGCCGTCTTCAGATTCACTTCATCCCCCACTGTAATGACATCATTCGGGTTACCTTTTTCCAACGCCACTAGAGCAGACAAAATTTTTGTCGTACTGGCCGGATACATTTTTTTGTTTTCGTTTTTATAAAAAAGTGTCTCACCCGAATCCAGGTCCATAACAAAGGCCGCTTCCCCGGCAATTTCATTCAAGGCAAAGCTCCGGTTACTGGAAGAGGTGGTCACATAGTTCCAGGCCGACTTTGCCAGCGTTTTACTATGGCCCCAATTTGCAGCAGCCCATGCTCCTCCCATAAGTATACAGACCAATAAAATCAGGCCAAAACCGCGTTTCTTCTTTTTACGCTTCATACAAAAATCCTCCATACACAGGGCGGCTGTTATTTTTATATTGACAGGGAAATTTCCAAACCTTGAA
This Paenibacillus larvae subsp. larvae DNA region includes the following protein-coding sequences:
- a CDS encoding D-alanyl-D-alanine carboxypeptidase family protein, coding for MKRKKKKRGFGLILLVCILMGGAWAAANWGHSKTLAKSAWNYVTTSSSNRSFALNEIAGEAAFVMDLDSGETLFYKNENKKMYPASTTKILSALVALEKGNPNDVITVGDEVNLKTAGESSAGLVQGQKLKLRDLIAGMMLPSGNDAARTVSRYVANRDKGKNISADEANVYFAGLMNKKAKEIGATKSHFVNSHGLHDPEHYSTVHDMALIAKEAMKNELFRNIVSKESYTTAAAKPAQTYVNRNKLLLQDNPVYYSGVNGIKTGFTDEAGYCLVSSARKNGKNLISVVFHSGRDNVWTDSQKLLDYGFDKLMVQK